The genomic window TGGCGCTGGCGGTCACCCTCGAATCGGTTACGCTGCCTGATGATCTGGTCGGCTGGCTGGATGGACGCTCCTCCCTGGCGCGTCTGGGTCTGATGGTACACGTGACCGCACACCGGATCGATCCCGGCTGGCAGGGTAGAATCGTGCTGGAGTTCTATAATTCAGGTAAGTTGCCGCTGGCGCTGCGCCCCGGCATGCTGATAGGCGCCCTGAGCTTTGAGCCGCTGAGCGGTCCCGCGGCCCGCCCCTATAACCGGCGTGAAGATGCCAAGTACCGCAATCAGCAAGGCGCCGTGGCCAGTCGGATTGACA from Sodalis glossinidius str. 'morsitans' includes these protein-coding regions:
- the dcd gene encoding dCTP deaminase, which codes for MRLCDRDIEIWLDEGRLDIAPRPPIERINGATVDVRLGNQFRVFRGHTAAYIDLSGPKDEVTAALDRVMSDEIQLVEGEAFFLHPGELALAVTLESVTLPDDLVGWLDGRSSLARLGLMVHVTAHRIDPGWQGRIVLEFYNSGKLPLALRPGMLIGALSFEPLSGPAARPYNRREDAKYRNQQGAVASRIDKD